The following are encoded together in the Desulfitobacterium chlororespirans DSM 11544 genome:
- the ftsY gene encoding signal recognition particle-docking protein FtsY, with amino-acid sequence MAGFFTKLKNGLTKTRDQFVTKVEEILTGRRKIDEELYEELEEVLIRSDVGVNTSFELVEGLRKEVKKRKLQEAEELKVVLQELIAELLGEEESMNFAEHGPSIFLVVGVNGVGKTTTIGKLAHYFQEEGKKVILAAGDTFRAAAIDQLEAWGQRAGVEVIKQKEGADPAAVAYDALQAAKSRGADLVIMDTAGRLHNKVNLMEELRKVKRVIEREIPGAPHEVLLVLDATTGQNALQQAKLFQEVAGVTGIVLTKLDGTAKGGVVLGIQGEINIPVKWIGVGEGMEDLRPFIPQDFASALFDQTQDDEEEEI; translated from the coding sequence TTGGCTGGTTTTTTTACTAAATTAAAAAACGGATTGACGAAAACTCGGGATCAGTTTGTTACTAAAGTCGAAGAGATTTTAACGGGAAGACGGAAAATTGATGAAGAGCTCTATGAAGAGCTGGAGGAAGTATTGATTCGCTCCGATGTGGGGGTAAATACTTCCTTTGAACTGGTTGAAGGGTTGCGTAAAGAGGTAAAGAAAAGAAAATTACAGGAGGCGGAAGAGCTAAAGGTTGTTCTCCAAGAGCTGATTGCTGAACTGCTGGGAGAAGAAGAGTCCATGAACTTTGCAGAACATGGTCCCAGCATCTTTTTAGTGGTGGGTGTCAATGGAGTGGGCAAGACCACGACCATCGGCAAGTTAGCTCATTACTTCCAAGAGGAAGGAAAGAAAGTTATCCTGGCTGCCGGAGATACCTTTCGGGCAGCGGCCATTGATCAGCTTGAGGCCTGGGGACAGCGGGCCGGTGTGGAAGTCATAAAACAAAAAGAAGGTGCCGATCCTGCGGCGGTAGCCTATGATGCCCTTCAGGCAGCGAAGTCCCGGGGTGCCGATCTGGTCATTATGGATACGGCCGGCCGACTACATAATAAAGTCAACTTAATGGAAGAGCTGCGCAAAGTTAAGCGGGTCATTGAACGGGAAATTCCCGGGGCACCCCATGAAGTTCTCCTCGTCCTTGATGCGACAACAGGACAGAATGCTCTCCAGCAAGCCAAGCTTTTTCAGGAAGTGGCCGGGGTGACGGGAATTGTGCTTACGAAACTGGATGGTACAGCTAAGGGCGGTGTGGTCCTGGGGATTCAGGGAGAAATTAATATCCCGGTGAAATGGATTGGCGTAGGGGAAGGGATGGAGGATTTACGTCCCTTTATTCCCCAAGATTTTGCCAGTGCTCTTTTTGATCAGACTCAGGATGATGAGGAGGAAGAAATCTGA
- a CDS encoding flavocytochrome c: protein MTQKAVDRRQFLKTMALAGVSIAGVGTLAGCSAGAANPAPQPAQAGPEWKEETDVVVIGSGFAGLAAALEVLEAGSQVIILEKMPVSGGNSAINGGDMCCANTKMQKAAGVEDSVELMVADMLKAGGNINHVDKATLVAEKSNEALEWCQNYLGMKFREKLNYHGGHSVLRAHQSEEASGSGYIKAMLAKLEGKGISVSNNRKFVRFMENDEKRIIGVEVLDGYKYGNESSGTPLQIKARKAVIIASGGFSQDIRMRTIHDPRITDKFTSTNHLGATGEALREALKHEAMDVHMDWIQLGPWTSPDEKGFGYVPQFVERLVGFAPMIDVKTGKRFIMESGNRKVRADAIIALGEPGIHVADEYAVKLQILPQILEGAMGNGSIKKYDTLEEVAKAYNVPVEPFLAEIKRWNSFVLKGKDDDFNCMIMEGAKPTEQGPFYVTRMWPKVHHTMGGLMTNLQTQVINQDFEPIKGLYAAGEVTGGIHGAVRLGGVACTDCIVNGRISGQEAAKAEAWG from the coding sequence ATGACCCAAAAAGCAGTTGATAGAAGACAATTTTTAAAAACGATGGCTTTAGCCGGTGTATCCATTGCCGGTGTGGGAACCCTGGCCGGTTGTTCAGCAGGAGCAGCGAATCCGGCACCTCAGCCCGCCCAAGCCGGTCCGGAATGGAAGGAAGAGACCGATGTGGTTGTCATCGGCAGTGGTTTTGCAGGTCTGGCAGCTGCGCTGGAAGTCCTTGAGGCAGGTTCACAGGTCATTATTTTGGAAAAGATGCCTGTGAGCGGAGGGAACTCAGCTATTAATGGCGGAGATATGTGCTGTGCCAATACGAAGATGCAAAAAGCCGCAGGCGTTGAGGATTCTGTCGAACTTATGGTAGCGGACATGCTAAAGGCCGGCGGCAATATCAATCATGTGGATAAGGCCACTCTTGTCGCAGAAAAATCCAACGAAGCGTTGGAATGGTGTCAGAATTATCTGGGCATGAAATTCAGAGAAAAATTGAATTACCATGGCGGCCATTCTGTATTAAGAGCTCATCAATCGGAAGAGGCTTCCGGCTCAGGGTATATTAAGGCTATGCTGGCGAAGTTAGAAGGAAAAGGTATATCCGTTTCGAACAATAGAAAATTCGTCCGCTTCATGGAGAATGATGAGAAACGGATCATCGGCGTAGAAGTGCTGGATGGCTATAAATATGGCAATGAGAGCAGTGGGACACCGCTGCAGATCAAAGCCAGGAAAGCCGTAATCATCGCTTCCGGCGGGTTCTCCCAGGACATCAGGATGCGTACCATCCACGATCCCAGAATCACCGACAAATTCACCAGCACCAACCACCTGGGTGCTACGGGGGAGGCGCTGAGAGAGGCGCTGAAGCATGAAGCTATGGATGTGCATATGGATTGGATTCAGCTTGGGCCCTGGACCAGCCCTGACGAAAAGGGATTTGGCTATGTGCCCCAGTTCGTCGAACGACTGGTTGGCTTTGCTCCCATGATCGACGTCAAAACCGGCAAGCGGTTTATTATGGAATCGGGGAACCGGAAGGTCAGAGCGGATGCGATCATTGCTTTGGGTGAACCCGGTATTCATGTAGCTGACGAATATGCTGTGAAGCTGCAGATTCTGCCCCAAATTCTCGAAGGAGCTATGGGAAACGGCTCGATTAAGAAGTACGATACTCTCGAAGAAGTGGCCAAAGCCTATAATGTTCCGGTAGAACCCTTCCTGGCTGAAATCAAGCGTTGGAACTCCTTTGTCCTCAAGGGCAAAGATGATGATTTCAATTGCATGATTATGGAGGGAGCTAAACCCACTGAACAAGGCCCCTTCTATGTTACCCGCATGTGGCCTAAGGTCCACCATACCATGGGCGGACTCATGACCAATCTGCAGACTCAGGTGATCAATCAGGATTTCGAACCGATCAAAGGGCTTTATGCCGCCGGTGAAGTCACAGGAGGTATCCATGGTGCGGTGCGTCTGGGTGGAGTAGCGTGTACAGACTGCATTGTCAATGGCCGCATTAGTGGGCAGGAAGCGGCTAAAGCAGAGGCCTGGGGTTAG
- a CDS encoding cytochrome c3 family protein, translating to MRTGKEGPSAQFKLAFLLGCLLFVFIAVMGCDGQQAASQTKPQGGGGEGGQAALVNTGEQANNSHSKMGLQCEQCHEQGVENPVKQEQCLSCHKGMAEVALLTKEKEPNPHGPHHYDTADCTTCHAIHAKSQMMCSTCHDFPWINELDEELWTKL from the coding sequence GTGCGCACAGGAAAAGAAGGACCTTCAGCACAATTTAAACTGGCTTTTTTGTTGGGATGCCTGCTATTTGTCTTCATCGCTGTAATGGGTTGTGATGGACAACAAGCGGCAAGTCAAACAAAGCCTCAAGGAGGTGGCGGAGAAGGCGGTCAAGCGGCCCTGGTGAACACTGGTGAGCAGGCCAATAATAGTCATTCGAAAATGGGCCTGCAATGCGAGCAATGCCATGAGCAAGGTGTGGAAAACCCGGTAAAACAGGAGCAATGCCTAAGTTGCCATAAGGGCATGGCAGAGGTTGCCCTGCTGACCAAGGAAAAGGAACCGAACCCCCATGGCCCTCACCACTATGACACAGCTGACTGCACCACATGTCATGCCATTCATGCCAAATCACAAATGATGTGTTCAACTTGTCATGATTTCCCCTGGATCAATGAACTGGATGAAGAGCTATGGACTAAACTCTAA
- a CDS encoding PucR family transcriptional regulator, translating to MAHTDEVKVSLTHSVLEMNNLEHVLSYLRESTGRNVVISDYKGTTYSLGSDQEQLPQSFFDIILNWDEGSPYLWDEELLTLCYKVGTSEKDGFIFVEPVHSEECHELIPGLEKASLAVKTYFNLAHSMEKLNNVYTNNFIADILLCNINIKELLKQNSFLLNYDLNNLYYVCIMLTDRILTEIEKQALLAYTRDWLKLNKLDIFCTVWDNKYLVHICPTHYDVKILDVDSGWKKSLDNITRYHEDVRKKFNFKATFGIGNKYLIDKLHLSYQEALYAIHLSELTGNGNQVRHIYDLGVYSLIFSNSLDHLKSLYKKYLNALIVHDRVNNSMLLETLRCYFDANLNINETAERLFLHINTLRYRLKRVEELTNTSFQKAYDRTNLYIALKVYDVLGRLELIDPSQ from the coding sequence ATGGCTCATACCGATGAGGTCAAAGTGTCCTTGACCCATTCAGTTCTTGAAATGAATAATTTGGAGCATGTCCTGAGCTACTTGCGCGAATCCACCGGGCGGAATGTCGTCATCTCGGATTACAAAGGAACGACCTATAGTCTGGGTTCGGACCAGGAGCAACTTCCCCAGAGTTTTTTCGATATCATCTTAAACTGGGATGAAGGCAGCCCTTATCTGTGGGATGAAGAGCTGCTCACTTTATGCTATAAAGTGGGAACCAGTGAAAAGGATGGTTTTATCTTCGTCGAACCGGTCCATTCCGAAGAATGTCACGAACTGATCCCCGGTTTAGAAAAAGCTTCCCTGGCTGTTAAAACCTATTTTAACCTGGCCCATTCCATGGAAAAGCTTAACAATGTCTATACCAATAACTTTATTGCCGATATTCTCTTGTGCAATATCAATATCAAAGAGCTTCTCAAACAAAATTCATTCCTCCTTAATTATGACTTAAATAATCTGTATTATGTTTGTATCATGCTGACCGACCGCATCTTGACGGAAATAGAAAAGCAAGCCCTCCTGGCCTACACCAGAGATTGGCTCAAACTCAACAAGCTGGATATTTTCTGCACCGTTTGGGATAATAAGTACCTGGTTCACATCTGCCCTACCCATTATGATGTGAAAATTCTCGATGTGGACAGCGGCTGGAAAAAATCCCTGGACAATATTACCCGTTATCATGAAGATGTACGCAAAAAATTTAATTTCAAGGCCACCTTTGGCATTGGCAATAAATATCTCATTGATAAACTGCATCTGAGTTATCAGGAGGCCCTCTATGCTATCCATCTCTCCGAGCTGACCGGGAATGGCAACCAAGTCAGACATATCTATGATTTAGGGGTCTACAGTCTGATCTTCAGCAATAGCCTGGATCATCTTAAATCGTTATATAAAAAATACTTAAACGCACTGATCGTTCACGATAGAGTGAACAACAGCATGCTGCTGGAGACCTTGCGCTGCTATTTTGACGCCAATTTAAATATCAATGAAACCGCCGAGCGGTTGTTTCTTCACATCAATACCCTGCGCTACCGCTTAAAAAGAGTCGAGGAACTGACCAATACCAGTTTCCAAAAAGCTTACGACCGAACCAATCTTTACATTGCCCTTAAAGTATACGATGTACTGGGGCGCCTGGAGTTGATTGACCCCTCACAGTGA
- a CDS encoding nucleoside recognition domain-containing protein codes for MSSINPDPLLKLYRDTETIREDFGHSITDRVVIDIFAYSEKLANRVICREQEQARRWREGIDKIVISRAFGYPIMLGILGLIFWITIVGANVPSQLLATALFAFQDTLTQSFNALGAPAWLHGVLVLGMYRTLAWVVAVMLPPMAIFFPLFTLLEDLGYLPRVAFNLDHMFKKAKACGKQCLTMCMGFGCNAAGVVSTRIIDSPRERLIAILTNNFVPCNGRFPTLIAVASIFIAGMAAFSQSLLAAGSVILMVLFGILVTFGVSWGLSMTLLKGEPSSMVLELPPYRRPKVRSVLYRSMLDRTLFVLRRAVIVAAPAGAATWVLANVWVGEASILTHIAAFLDPAAKAIGLDGFILMAFILGIPANEIVIPVLLMSYLATGQLTDFSTLAELKEVLLANGWTWLTALNTMLFSLLHWPCATTLLSMYKETGSKKWTALGFLLPTVIAFIVCFMVAQTVYALGWV; via the coding sequence ATGAGCAGCATTAATCCTGATCCGTTATTGAAGCTTTATCGGGATACGGAAACGATTCGCGAGGATTTTGGCCATTCCATCACGGATCGCGTGGTTATTGATATTTTTGCTTATTCGGAAAAACTCGCCAATCGGGTGATCTGCCGTGAACAAGAGCAAGCAAGACGGTGGCGGGAGGGTATTGATAAGATCGTGATCTCCAGAGCCTTTGGCTACCCGATCATGCTGGGCATCCTCGGGCTGATTTTTTGGATTACGATCGTGGGGGCTAATGTCCCCTCCCAACTCCTGGCTACGGCGCTTTTTGCTTTTCAGGATACCCTTACCCAGAGTTTTAATGCCTTAGGTGCGCCGGCTTGGCTCCACGGTGTTTTGGTGCTGGGTATGTATCGGACACTGGCTTGGGTCGTTGCGGTGATGCTGCCGCCCATGGCCATCTTCTTTCCCTTGTTTACCCTGTTGGAGGATCTGGGATATCTCCCCAGGGTGGCCTTTAATCTGGACCATATGTTCAAGAAAGCCAAGGCTTGCGGCAAGCAGTGCTTAACGATGTGCATGGGCTTTGGCTGCAATGCGGCGGGTGTAGTATCCACCCGGATTATTGATTCCCCCAGGGAGAGATTGATTGCTATTCTAACCAATAATTTCGTTCCCTGTAATGGACGTTTTCCCACCCTGATTGCCGTCGCCTCGATTTTTATCGCGGGTATGGCGGCTTTTTCCCAGTCCCTCTTAGCGGCAGGTTCCGTCATTCTTATGGTGCTCTTCGGCATTTTAGTCACCTTTGGCGTGTCCTGGGGATTGTCCATGACCCTCTTAAAAGGGGAACCCTCTTCGATGGTCCTGGAGCTGCCCCCTTACCGCCGGCCCAAGGTCCGTTCGGTTCTGTATCGCTCCATGCTGGATCGCACCTTATTCGTCTTACGCCGGGCGGTCATCGTAGCGGCACCGGCCGGAGCGGCCACCTGGGTTCTGGCTAATGTATGGGTGGGAGAGGCGAGCATTCTTACCCATATTGCAGCCTTCCTGGATCCCGCAGCTAAGGCTATAGGGTTGGATGGATTTATTCTTATGGCTTTTATCTTAGGTATACCGGCCAATGAAATCGTGATCCCCGTTCTCCTGATGAGTTATTTGGCTACGGGACAATTAACAGATTTCAGCACCCTGGCGGAGTTGAAAGAAGTGCTCTTAGCCAATGGCTGGACTTGGCTGACCGCTCTGAACACCATGCTGTTCTCCCTCTTGCATTGGCCTTGTGCCACCACTCTCCTCAGTATGTATAAAGAGACCGGAAGCAAAAAGTGGACGGCGCTGGGCTTTCTTCTTCCCACGGTGATTGCCTTTATCGTTTGCTTTATGGTAGCCCAGACGGTTTACGCATTAGGGTGGGTATAG
- a CDS encoding FeoB small GTPase domain-containing protein: MNLKIGDQAAPLMPKGRIRRESFGISSAADQWIIALAGNPNVGKSTVFNALTGLRQHTGNWPGKTVNNAQGYFTYHNQSFMLVDLPGTYSLLAHSVEEEIARDFICFGQPDATVVVLDATSLERNLNLALQIMEITPRIIVCVNLMDEARKRGIVIDFEALQKELGVPVVATAARHNQGLEELQRAIFDIAVGNQATQPKQIVYSEDVEKAIQLLQPQIEKVGMGTILSPRWLALRLLDSDPAFIEEIGRFVAMNEDQEINLQSEEGKVAL, translated from the coding sequence ATGAATTTAAAAATTGGGGATCAAGCTGCTCCCCTAATGCCAAAAGGAAGAATTCGGAGAGAAAGCTTTGGTATAAGCAGTGCAGCCGACCAGTGGATTATTGCTTTAGCAGGAAACCCCAATGTGGGTAAGAGTACAGTATTCAATGCTTTGACCGGCCTTCGCCAACACACCGGCAACTGGCCGGGCAAAACAGTGAACAACGCTCAGGGTTACTTTACTTATCACAATCAAAGCTTCATGCTTGTTGATTTACCGGGTACTTATTCCCTCCTGGCCCATAGTGTCGAAGAAGAGATTGCCCGGGACTTTATTTGCTTTGGTCAGCCGGACGCCACAGTGGTGGTTTTGGATGCCACTTCTCTGGAGCGAAATCTTAATCTTGCCCTGCAGATTATGGAGATTACGCCCCGGATCATTGTCTGTGTCAACTTAATGGATGAGGCTCGCAAAAGAGGCATCGTCATTGATTTTGAGGCCCTGCAAAAGGAGCTTGGCGTGCCGGTGGTTGCTACGGCAGCCAGACATAACCAGGGGCTTGAGGAGCTGCAGCGGGCCATTTTTGATATTGCCGTGGGCAATCAAGCCACTCAGCCCAAACAAATTGTTTATTCTGAGGATGTGGAGAAGGCCATTCAGCTGCTCCAGCCCCAGATCGAAAAGGTAGGTATGGGCACTATTCTTAGCCCGCGCTGGCTCGCCCTCCGCCTTTTGGACAGCGATCCTGCCTTTATCGAAGAGATCGGCCGTTTCGTTGCCATGAATGAGGATCAAGAGATTAACCTGCAAAGCGAGGAGGGGAAGGTAGCGTTATGA
- a CDS encoding FeoA family protein, which translates to MDTQSLVPLSTLKQGEKAYVVDLELNGLLRRRVLDLGIVPGTSLQCVGTAPAGDPIAYLVRGTVIALRSEDARSIRVNSTLV; encoded by the coding sequence ATGGATACACAATCACTTGTTCCCTTATCCACCCTTAAGCAGGGGGAGAAGGCTTATGTAGTCGATCTTGAACTAAACGGCCTGTTGAGGCGCAGAGTGTTGGATTTGGGTATCGTTCCCGGAACCTCCCTCCAATGTGTCGGGACCGCCCCCGCCGGAGATCCCATCGCTTACTTAGTTCGCGGAACGGTGATTGCTCTCAGGAGTGAGGATGCCAGGTCGATCCGGGTCAATTCAACTTTAGTATAA
- a CDS encoding methyl-accepting chemotaxis protein: MKAIANLKVSTKLVMSFCLLALITFAVGGLGVFNTLRLQEMDQELYTYQTLPLLELRVIHGSFEENRAYIRDIILEEDPAQIETHLKAIEQNRQKIDQALATFEQSLRTEEETLQFTYLDNVLENFDYHLDQVMELCRHGNKTFAYTVLAQDGPKLSANFSAAIDNLSLIKEQTGHEVAAANKARAESAFWQTIIFVLGAGVLAVVLGVTISRLISTPLSALAKAANEIASGNLVSQIPAKYRTAKDEIGQLGMVFQTMAENIRNLIHQVQESAGMVAASSEELNAGAGHAAEAGSQVAHAVSATADGAQIQVTALSETMATVENMAKVIEQIAANSTSATLIAEKAAQAAVQGSNKIDTVVVKMADIKQSVEHSALVVSELGTRSKEIDQIVSTISGLAAQTNLLALNAAIEAARAGEEGRGFSVVAEEVRKLAEQSQQAAKQIAVLIQSIQLDTQRAMTAMTEGTSEVQAGYAAVNEAGAAFADIASLVHTASDQIMEISAGVEGMSMNSHSMVNSVSKVEEISRQTSDQTQMVSAATQEQSSALTEIASSSGALAQLADQLQQAVSRFKIT; the protein is encoded by the coding sequence ATGAAAGCTATTGCTAATCTTAAGGTCAGTACCAAGCTGGTGATGAGCTTCTGCTTGCTGGCCCTGATCACCTTTGCGGTGGGAGGGCTGGGGGTCTTTAATACACTCCGCCTCCAGGAAATGGATCAGGAACTATACACTTATCAGACCTTGCCTTTGCTGGAGCTGCGGGTAATTCACGGCTCATTCGAAGAAAACAGGGCATACATCAGAGATATTATCCTGGAAGAAGATCCTGCTCAGATCGAAACCCACTTAAAAGCCATTGAGCAAAACAGGCAAAAAATTGACCAGGCGCTGGCAACCTTTGAACAAAGCCTGCGCACCGAAGAGGAGACGCTGCAGTTTACTTATCTGGACAATGTCCTGGAAAATTTCGATTACCACCTGGACCAAGTGATGGAACTTTGCCGCCATGGCAACAAAACCTTTGCATATACCGTATTAGCTCAGGATGGCCCGAAGCTCTCGGCCAATTTCAGCGCAGCCATCGATAATTTGTCCCTGATTAAGGAACAAACCGGCCATGAGGTGGCGGCTGCCAATAAAGCAAGGGCTGAATCCGCCTTCTGGCAGACGATAATTTTTGTGCTGGGGGCTGGAGTCCTGGCTGTCGTACTGGGTGTCACCATTTCCAGACTGATCAGCACCCCGCTGTCCGCTTTGGCCAAGGCGGCCAATGAGATTGCTTCAGGCAATTTAGTCAGCCAAATTCCGGCCAAGTACCGGACAGCCAAAGATGAAATCGGGCAGTTGGGTATGGTATTTCAGACAATGGCTGAGAATATCCGGAATTTAATTCACCAGGTTCAGGAATCGGCCGGAATGGTAGCCGCATCTTCCGAGGAGTTAAACGCCGGCGCCGGACATGCTGCCGAGGCCGGCTCCCAGGTTGCCCATGCGGTCAGCGCAACTGCCGATGGTGCGCAAATACAGGTTACCGCTTTGTCTGAGACCATGGCAACCGTGGAAAATATGGCCAAAGTAATAGAGCAAATCGCGGCCAACAGCACCAGCGCGACGCTGATCGCTGAAAAGGCTGCCCAGGCAGCGGTTCAGGGCAGCAACAAAATCGACACAGTGGTCGTCAAAATGGCGGATATCAAACAAAGTGTTGAACATTCCGCTTTGGTCGTCTCAGAATTAGGAACCCGATCCAAGGAAATCGATCAGATTGTGTCAACCATTTCCGGATTGGCGGCTCAAACTAACCTTCTGGCGCTCAATGCCGCTATTGAGGCGGCCAGGGCTGGTGAAGAAGGGCGCGGATTCTCTGTTGTCGCCGAGGAAGTCCGCAAATTGGCCGAGCAATCCCAACAGGCCGCCAAACAGATTGCCGTTCTGATCCAATCCATCCAGCTGGATACGCAAAGGGCCATGACTGCTATGACGGAAGGGACTTCCGAAGTGCAGGCCGGCTATGCTGCCGTCAATGAGGCCGGTGCTGCTTTTGCTGATATTGCGTCCTTGGTTCACACGGCATCCGATCAGATCATGGAGATATCGGCCGGTGTGGAGGGCATGTCTATGAACAGCCATAGTATGGTTAATTCAGTCAGCAAGGTAGAGGAAATCAGTCGGCAGACCTCCGACCAAACCCAGATGGTGTCGGCAGCTACCCAGGAGCAGTCTTCCGCCCTGACGGAAATTGCCTCGTCAAGCGGAGCCCTGGCTCAGTTGGCTGATCAGCTGCAGCAGGCAGTAAGCCGTTTTAAAATAACCTAA
- a CDS encoding FMN-binding protein, whose product MKKQLLTMVLWMITAGTLIACSPQTENAQFVEEPKTRLISGTYRAEFDQPDSRGWTPFLIMEINDEGKIAAVNFDYISTEGAFKTQDADYNQRMTAANGLGPKTYCPRFAKNLIIYQDPAQVDGITGATSSSQEFKQLAQAAYAAAEKGSQGTVYLSHIPEGSQESGEGDS is encoded by the coding sequence ATGAAGAAACAATTGTTGACCATGGTGCTTTGGATGATAACAGCAGGCACCTTGATAGCTTGCTCCCCTCAAACAGAGAATGCTCAGTTTGTTGAGGAGCCAAAAACCCGGTTAATATCCGGTACCTACCGCGCTGAGTTCGACCAGCCTGACAGCCGGGGTTGGACGCCATTTTTGATTATGGAAATAAATGATGAAGGAAAAATCGCGGCGGTCAATTTTGATTACATATCTACGGAGGGAGCCTTCAAAACCCAGGATGCCGACTATAACCAACGGATGACGGCTGCCAACGGACTAGGCCCCAAGACATATTGCCCGCGCTTTGCCAAGAATCTGATCATCTATCAGGATCCGGCTCAGGTAGACGGAATCACCGGTGCCACTTCCTCCTCCCAGGAGTTTAAGCAGTTGGCCCAGGCAGCCTATGCTGCGGCGGAAAAGGGCAGCCAAGGGACGGTTTATCTCTCCCATATACCGGAAGGCAGCCAGGAGAGCGGGGAGGGAGACTCATGA
- a CDS encoding metal-dependent transcriptional regulator yields MLSPSLEDYLEEIYRFSMENSVVRVTDISKKLGVSLPSVSKALHKLNNQGYINYHRYGEIVLTEQGCLKGNYLVERNQMLQEFLALIQSQCDIPAETEAIEHYISDSTIQSLRRLVTFFKENPACYEAFLRFEYKQN; encoded by the coding sequence GTGCTGTCCCCCAGCCTGGAAGATTACTTGGAAGAAATCTACCGGTTTTCTATGGAGAATAGTGTGGTAAGAGTAACGGATATCAGCAAGAAGCTGGGCGTATCTCTGCCCTCGGTGTCCAAGGCTCTGCATAAACTCAATAATCAGGGTTATATCAATTATCACCGCTATGGTGAAATTGTCCTTACCGAGCAGGGATGTCTGAAAGGCAATTACTTAGTGGAGAGAAACCAAATGCTGCAAGAGTTTCTGGCCCTGATTCAAAGCCAATGCGATATTCCCGCTGAAACTGAAGCCATCGAGCACTATATATCGGATTCAACGATCCAATCCTTACGCCGGCTGGTTACTTTTTTTAAGGAAAACCCAGCTTGCTATGAAGCTTTCCTCCGCTTTGAGTATAAACAAAATTAA
- a CDS encoding 2Fe-2S iron-sulfur cluster-binding protein has protein sequence MEWLTLSIDGREVSVPKGTTVLEACRMHDITIPTLCHDPELTPAGACRLCVVQIEGMRNLPPSCVTQATQGMVVHTQNEKVRKARKTILELLVANHPLDCMTCQKMGDCSLAEYAYEYGVKGEIYRGERRRLPIEDSNPYILRDLNKCILCGKCVATCGAVAERSVIGFANRGFHAKVATVMDTDLKDSTCVYCNRCVAVCPVGALIDKNTLGKGRAWEVRKEEVICTFCEAGCKFEINSKDGKVIAVTAKSASSGRPLCLKGRIGSDFRYNPERKEKPFVNKDGEFVQITWAEFLGLGDIAEKLALLAE, from the coding sequence ATGGAATGGCTGACCCTAAGTATTGATGGGCGCGAAGTCAGCGTACCTAAAGGAACGACTGTGCTGGAAGCTTGCCGAATGCATGATATCACGATTCCTACCTTGTGCCACGACCCGGAGCTTACCCCTGCCGGAGCCTGCCGCCTGTGTGTCGTTCAGATTGAAGGCATGCGCAATCTGCCGCCATCCTGTGTTACCCAAGCAACCCAGGGCATGGTGGTTCATACTCAAAATGAGAAAGTAAGAAAAGCGCGCAAAACTATTTTAGAGCTGTTGGTGGCCAATCACCCATTGGACTGTATGACCTGCCAGAAAATGGGCGATTGCTCTTTAGCTGAGTATGCCTATGAGTACGGGGTAAAGGGTGAAATATACCGGGGAGAGAGGCGGCGGCTTCCCATCGAAGATTCCAATCCTTATATTTTGCGGGATCTGAACAAATGCATCCTGTGCGGAAAATGTGTTGCCACATGTGGAGCTGTGGCAGAAAGAAGTGTCATCGGGTTTGCCAATCGTGGTTTTCATGCCAAAGTGGCTACCGTTATGGATACCGACCTGAAGGATTCCACTTGTGTCTACTGTAACCGCTGTGTGGCCGTTTGTCCGGTTGGAGCTTTAATTGATAAAAACACCCTTGGTAAAGGCAGAGCCTGGGAGGTCCGGAAAGAAGAAGTCATCTGCACCTTCTGTGAAGCAGGTTGTAAGTTCGAAATCAATTCCAAAGACGGCAAAGTCATCGCAGTTACTGCCAAATCAGCATCCAGTGGACGGCCTCTCTGTCTCAAAGGGCGGATTGGTTCTGATTTCCGTTATAACCCCGAGCGCAAAGAAAAACCCTTTGTCAATAAGGATGGAGAGTTTGTCCAAATTACCTGGGCGGAATTCCTGGGACTGGGGGATATTGCCGAGAAGCTTGCCTTGCTGGCGGAGTAA